A genomic region of Chthoniobacterales bacterium contains the following coding sequences:
- a CDS encoding D-alanyl-D-alanine carboxypeptidase family protein, which translates to MRSAILRLFILAVVLLPALAPAAAPTIFGRSAILFDANTGEVLYKKNETMRTPIASTQKLLTGLLIVKAGNLQGDLTVSPEAPAQAPTKLGIKTGERYPRLNVLTALLVKSANDTAVALAVDNAGSLPAFADKMNAEARRLGAKNSHFVNPNGLPNPGQYSTARDLACIARAAYRNPTLRDIIDRRTYVFTYANGRTTLLTNTNRVLRTYSFCNGMKTGYTDLAGHCLVASGAYGGRDMIAVVLKSDKAHVWDDCAKLLEYGLGINKEQFLIKGGG; encoded by the coding sequence ATGCGTTCCGCCATTCTGCGTCTGTTCATCCTCGCTGTCGTTCTCCTGCCCGCCCTGGCCCCGGCCGCCGCGCCGACGATTTTTGGCCGGTCCGCGATTCTCTTCGACGCGAACACGGGCGAGGTCCTTTACAAGAAGAACGAGACGATGCGCACGCCCATCGCCAGCACGCAGAAGCTGCTCACGGGATTGCTCATCGTGAAGGCGGGAAACCTCCAGGGCGACCTCACCGTCTCTCCCGAGGCCCCGGCACAGGCCCCGACGAAGCTCGGAATCAAGACCGGGGAACGTTATCCGCGCCTGAACGTCCTGACCGCGCTGCTCGTGAAAAGCGCGAACGACACCGCCGTCGCGCTCGCTGTCGATAACGCCGGCAGTCTTCCCGCCTTCGCCGACAAGATGAATGCCGAGGCTCGCCGTCTCGGCGCGAAGAACTCCCATTTTGTGAACCCGAACGGCCTGCCGAATCCCGGGCAGTATTCCACCGCCCGCGACCTCGCCTGCATCGCTCGCGCCGCCTATCGCAATCCCACGCTGCGCGACATTATCGACCGCCGCACCTACGTCTTCACCTATGCCAATGGCAGGACGACCCTGCTCACGAACACGAATCGCGTGCTGCGGACCTACAGCTTTTGCAACGGGATGAAGACCGGCTACACCGACCTCGCCGGGCACTGCCTCGTCGCCAGCGGAGCCTACGGCGGCCGCGACATGATCGCTGTCGTCCTGAAGAGCGACAAGGCGCACGTCTGGGACGATTGCGCGAAGCTCCTCGAATACGGACTCGGAATCAACAAGGAGCAGTTCCTCATCAAGGGCGGCGGCTAG
- a CDS encoding ATP-dependent helicase: MARAYTLHTPGPAAGGIDYAAELNEQQLAAVTSPPGAALVIAGAGSGKTRTLTFRVAWLLEQGVPPSGILLLTFTNKAAREMLERVAGVVPGGADEIWGGTFHSIGNRILRRHAEAIGFRPGFSIMDREDQEDMIEAVVAKEGLRTSDKRFPKGAVLAEIFGLAVNCGERIPAILGRKYPYFLPLEAQIERVAVGYEARKREANSMDFDDLLSKTLELFTLHEDIAARYQRQFQHILVDEYQDTNRLQAELIDRLAGHHGNVMVVGDDAQSIYSWRGANFENILRFPEKHPDAQVHKIETNYRSVPEVLELANAAILGNERQFRKELRAVRPTTGMKPALVPLATNNAQAAFVAQRILELNEEGIDFREIAVLYRAHYQSLEVQLEFTRRGIPFAITSGLRFFEQAHIKDVAAFMKFSVNPSDELAFKRMVKLLPGIGAKSAESLWLKARAAGGAVAELRKAKVPAKSEKPWQQFLHTLEELRPGEAVVPPADMIASVMFAVYDDYMRTKFANYDARREDLATLQNYAKQFPTTEEFLAQLALLGAIEAADATASNRDDDDKVTLSSVHQAKGLEWRVVFVVWLADGMFPSSRSLDRDEDVEEERRLFYVAVTRCKDELYLTYPELRLNAGYGEAFQRPSRFLRELPENLYEEWEVSQGMGEYQPKAPAQLPDAEDEDVPW, translated from the coding sequence ATGGCCCGCGCTTACACGCTGCACACTCCCGGTCCCGCTGCCGGCGGCATCGACTATGCGGCGGAACTCAACGAGCAGCAGCTCGCCGCCGTGACTTCGCCTCCCGGCGCGGCCCTCGTGATCGCCGGCGCCGGCAGCGGCAAGACGCGCACGCTCACGTTTCGGGTGGCCTGGCTGCTCGAGCAGGGCGTTCCGCCCTCGGGCATTCTCCTGCTCACGTTCACGAACAAGGCCGCGCGGGAGATGCTCGAGCGCGTGGCCGGTGTCGTGCCCGGCGGCGCCGACGAAATCTGGGGCGGCACGTTTCACTCGATCGGAAATCGCATCCTCCGCCGGCACGCCGAGGCGATCGGATTTCGCCCCGGCTTCTCGATCATGGATCGCGAGGATCAGGAGGACATGATCGAGGCGGTCGTCGCAAAGGAAGGGCTGCGCACCTCGGACAAGCGCTTTCCCAAGGGCGCGGTGCTCGCCGAGATCTTCGGCCTGGCGGTCAACTGCGGGGAACGCATCCCGGCCATTCTCGGTCGCAAATACCCGTATTTCCTGCCTCTGGAGGCGCAGATCGAGCGCGTGGCCGTTGGCTACGAGGCGCGGAAACGCGAAGCGAACTCGATGGATTTCGACGACCTGCTCTCGAAGACGCTCGAGCTTTTCACGCTCCACGAGGACATCGCCGCGCGCTACCAGCGGCAGTTCCAGCACATCCTCGTCGACGAATACCAGGATACGAATCGCCTGCAGGCCGAGCTGATCGACCGGCTCGCGGGACATCACGGGAATGTGATGGTGGTCGGCGACGACGCGCAGTCGATCTACTCGTGGCGCGGCGCGAATTTCGAGAACATCCTGCGCTTTCCCGAGAAGCATCCCGACGCGCAGGTGCACAAGATCGAGACGAACTACCGCAGCGTGCCCGAGGTGCTCGAGCTCGCGAACGCCGCGATCCTTGGCAACGAGCGGCAGTTCCGCAAGGAGCTGCGCGCCGTCCGGCCGACAACGGGCATGAAGCCCGCGCTCGTGCCGCTTGCGACGAACAACGCGCAGGCCGCCTTCGTCGCGCAGCGCATCCTCGAGCTGAACGAGGAGGGTATCGACTTTCGCGAGATCGCCGTGCTCTACCGCGCGCACTACCAGTCGCTCGAGGTGCAGCTCGAGTTCACGCGTCGCGGCATTCCCTTTGCGATCACGAGCGGGCTGCGATTCTTCGAGCAGGCGCACATCAAGGACGTCGCCGCGTTCATGAAATTCTCGGTGAATCCGAGTGACGAGCTTGCGTTCAAGCGCATGGTGAAGCTGCTTCCCGGGATCGGCGCAAAGTCCGCGGAGTCGCTCTGGCTGAAGGCCCGCGCGGCGGGCGGAGCGGTCGCGGAACTTCGCAAGGCGAAGGTGCCGGCGAAGAGCGAGAAGCCGTGGCAGCAGTTCCTCCACACGCTCGAGGAGCTGCGTCCCGGCGAGGCAGTCGTGCCCCCGGCGGACATGATCGCGAGCGTGATGTTCGCCGTTTACGACGACTACATGCGGACGAAGTTCGCGAATTACGACGCTCGACGCGAAGACCTCGCCACGCTGCAAAATTACGCGAAGCAATTCCCGACGACCGAGGAATTCCTCGCCCAGCTCGCGTTGCTCGGCGCGATCGAGGCCGCCGACGCCACGGCGTCGAACCGCGATGACGACGACAAGGTGACGCTCTCGAGCGTGCATCAGGCGAAGGGTCTCGAGTGGCGCGTCGTGTTCGTCGTCTGGCTCGCCGACGGGATGTTCCCGAGCTCGCGTTCCCTCGATCGCGACGAAGATGTCGAGGAGGAGCGCCGGCTGTTCTACGTGGCCGTGACGCGCTGCAAGGACGAACTCTATCTCACCTATCCCGAGCTGCGGCTGAATGCCGGCTACGGCGAGGCCTTCCAGCGGCCTTCCCGTTTTCTCCGCGAGCTGCCCGAGAATCTTTACGAGGAGTGGGAGGTCAGCCAGGGCATGGGCGAATATCAGCCGAAAGCGCCGGCGCAACTCCCCGACGCGGAGGACGAGGACGTCCCGTGGTAG
- a CDS encoding DUF748 domain-containing protein, translating to MPVLRSMRRFGRLQVQILMVLVALLLTARAVLPYFVKKYANETINRMPGYGGHIGDVDIHLWRGAYTINDIDIVKTDGDVPVPFFAAEDVDFSVEWRALFQGSLVAKIKFLHPVINFVAGPTEETSQVGVDKPWLSVIKDLFPLNINRFEVVDGEVHYRDFSSKPKIDLEIDRLHVMATNLTNSSKLSKTLIANIDVTGRIFKEGRLGLKIRLDPRPDKATFDLAATIDPIPLETINSFTEAYAHFDFQKGTFALALELAAKDGHIEGYLKPIFDDIVIADLQDAVKNPLKLAWESFVGGVTRLLRNQPKNRFATKIPISGEFDAPRVEVLPTLGNLLKNEFIRAYQGDLDGAIDFGDAKRAAAGTPPKPEEPEKPEARKDSAEPAPAAAVGKPR from the coding sequence ATGCCTGTTCTCCGATCAATGCGCCGGTTCGGCCGCCTCCAGGTCCAGATCCTGATGGTCCTTGTCGCCCTGCTGCTCACCGCGCGGGCCGTGCTGCCCTACTTCGTCAAAAAATACGCCAACGAGACGATCAACCGAATGCCCGGCTATGGCGGCCACATCGGCGACGTGGACATCCACCTCTGGCGGGGCGCCTACACGATCAATGACATCGACATCGTGAAGACCGATGGCGACGTGCCGGTGCCATTCTTCGCGGCCGAGGACGTCGATTTCTCCGTCGAATGGCGCGCGCTCTTTCAGGGGTCCCTCGTCGCGAAGATCAAGTTCCTGCACCCGGTCATCAACTTCGTTGCGGGCCCGACTGAGGAAACCTCGCAGGTCGGCGTGGACAAGCCGTGGCTGAGCGTCATCAAGGACCTGTTTCCACTCAACATCAATCGCTTCGAGGTCGTCGACGGCGAGGTGCACTACCGTGACTTTTCCAGCAAGCCGAAGATCGATCTCGAGATCGATCGCCTGCACGTGATGGCCACGAATCTCACCAACAGCTCGAAGCTCTCGAAAACCCTCATCGCGAACATCGACGTCACCGGCCGCATCTTCAAGGAAGGCCGACTCGGCCTCAAAATCCGCCTCGATCCCCGCCCCGACAAGGCCACGTTCGACCTCGCGGCGACGATCGACCCCATCCCGCTCGAAACGATCAATTCCTTCACCGAGGCCTACGCGCATTTCGACTTTCAAAAAGGCACGTTCGCCCTCGCCCTCGAGCTCGCCGCCAAGGACGGCCATATCGAGGGCTACCTCAAACCCATCTTCGACGACATCGTCATCGCGGACCTCCAGGACGCCGTGAAGAATCCGCTCAAGCTCGCGTGGGAGAGCTTTGTCGGCGGCGTCACCCGCCTGCTGCGCAATCAGCCGAAGAACCGCTTCGCGACGAAGATTCCAATCAGCGGCGAGTTCGACGCTCCGCGCGTCGAGGTGCTCCCCACCCTCGGGAATCTGCTGAAGAACGAATTCATTCGCGCCTACCAGGGCGACCTCGACGGCGCCATTGACTTCGGAGACGCCAAACGCGCCGCCGCTGGCACACCGCCAAAGCCGGAAGAACCCGAGAAGCCGGAAGCCCGGAAAGATTCCGCGGAACCAGCGCCCGCGGCGGCCGTCGGCAAGCCCCGCTAA